A genomic stretch from Lathyrus oleraceus cultivar Zhongwan6 chromosome 2, CAAS_Psat_ZW6_1.0, whole genome shotgun sequence includes:
- the LOC127123550 gene encoding uncharacterized protein LOC127123550 — translation MAQQSNSSSSKKMSDSSSSEPCNPNREDLVADSVNTSHARRPKETVSGFSSAIALEERTREGSRYVHNAIATMVTGILSGNHKVLGVSVPLNTIEPDSVAYQENIESLGKNIYDDIEQTDAHKESNVDKPLDNVASEEVHVTHDVINNPNCEAETVDLKEFYDNELLSSVVPSIAERVRTRREKKTVARRSPRKKIDVPTSSNTKVTVESSLKRKVHGPTKSWSKGVPKKKKTKSVAVESDSDKRLALERELAQNVLECKDIMDLIQEAGLMKTVTQFSKFYEMLVKEFIVNASEECADGKSKEFRKVYVRGKCVNFSPSVINKYLGRPDVGQPEIEVTENKICQVITTNQVRKWPLKGKLVANKLSVKYAMLNKIGAANWVPTNHKSTIAVMLGKFIYVVGTKANFDYGSYIFDQTLKHAGSFSVKGPIAFPSLICGIVLNQFPNILTENDSVKKRDNPLSFSHKLFLGTHVPDIVMTTGETSRVSNQPGKVVVIAMLKETCRELEARKLNLEKLISKLEMTEGDMLGEAVAAAEGAERQGEEGQADASPYDGINDDANSELDD, via the exons ATGGCTCAACAATCCAACTCATCGTCCTCCAAGAAAATGTCTGATTCCTCTAGCTCGGAACCATGCAACCCTAACAGAGAAGATCTTGTTGCTGACTCTGTGAATACCTcacatgcaagaagacctaaagaaactgTATCAGGCTTCTCCTCAGCAATCGCTCTTGAGGAACGAACCAGAGAAGGTTCCAGGTATGTACACAATGCCATTGCCACTATGGTGACTGGAATACTGTCTGGTAATCATAAGGTCCTTGGGGTTTCCGTTCCCTTAAACACTATTGAACCTGATAGTGTTGCCTATCAAGAAAATATTGAGTCTTTAGGAAAGAATATATATGATGATATTGAGCAAACTGATGCTCATAAGGAGTCAAATGTTGACAAACCCTTAGATAATGTGGCTAGTGAGGAAGTTCATGTCACTCATGATGTCATTAACAACCCTAACTGTGAGGCTGAAACAGTAGACCTGAAGGAATTTTATGATAATGAGTTGTTGTCCTCAGTCGTCCCTAGCATAGCCgaaagggttaggactaggagagaaaagAAAACAGTGGCTCGAAGGTCCCCCAGAAAGAAGATTGATGTTCCAACCTCTTCCAATACAAAGGTGACAGTCGAGAGTTCCCTCAAGAGGAAAGTTCATGGTCCaacaaaatcttggagcaaaggGGTGCCCAAGAAAAAGAAGACCAAGTCTGTTGCTGTTGAGTCTGACTCAGAT AAGAGGCTGGCTTTGGAGAGGGAATTAGCTCAGAATGTCCTGGAATGTAAGGATATTATGGACCTTATTCAAGAGGCTGGTTTAATGAAGACTGTGACTCAGTTCTCAAAGTTCTATGAGATGTTGGTGAAGGAATTTATTGTCAATGCGTCTGAAGAATGTGCTGATGGGAAGTCTAAGGAATTCAGGAAAGTGtatgtgcgaggcaagtgtgtAAATTTCTCTCCCTCAGTGATCAACAAGTATTTGGGAAGGCCTGATGTAGGTCAACCTGAGATTGAGGTGACTGAAAACAAAATTTGTCAAGTCATCACTACTAATCAAGTCAGGAAGTGGCCTCTCAAAGGAAAGTTGGTGGCCAACAAACTGAGTGTCAAGTATGCAATGCTGAACAAGATTGGAGCTGCTAACTGGGTGCCCACCAATCATAAATCTACAATTGCTGTAATGCTTGGAAAATTTATATATGTTGTTGGAACCAAAGCCAATTTTGACTATGGATCCTATATATTTGATCAAACTTTGAAGCATGCAGGAAGCTTCAGTGTGAAAgggcctatagcctttccttctcTCATCTGTGGTATTGTTTTGAATCAGTTTCCAAACATCTTAACAGAGAATGATTCTGTGAAGAAAAGAGACAACCCTTTGTCCTTCAGTCATAAGCTGTTCCTAGGTACCCATGTtcctgacattgtcatgacaaCAGGTGAGACATCACGTGTAAGCAATCAACCAGGTAAAGTTGTTGTCATTGCAATGCTCAAAGAAACTTGCAGGGAGTtagaggcaaggaagctgaaCTTGGAAAAATTGATTAGCAAGTTGGAGATGACTGAAGGTGATATGCTTGGTGAAGCTGTTGCTGCTGCAGAAGGAGCTGAAAGACAAGGTGAAGAGGGACAAGCAGATGCCAGTCCTTATGATGGCATAAATGATGATGCTAACTCTGAGTTAGATGACTAG